The following nucleotide sequence is from Gracilimonas sp..
CAGGTCAGTCTCCCCTAATTTTCTTTTAACCTGCCAGTGCCAATCGGTGCAGGGACAATAACCCAATCCATAAATTGCTCCCAAGCCTACCCACGATAAAATTGTTGCTGAAATAGCATACAAGTGGAGCTTTCTCGTTTTTGACCAAACCCAGCCCGTCAGATTAAAGGCAATCAATGAGAAGTGAAAAACGATAAAGAACACATCCAAAAACGGATACATCTTCAATTTTATAATTAAATTTTACTGCTTCTTGTTCATAAACCGCTCAACCCTTTTGATGTGTTTATCATCAACCCAGAGTTCAGCAAAAGGCTCTATTTCTGCTTCAAGTGCTTCTTTTCTTTGTGGTGAAAACCTTGATGCTCCTTCTTTGAGGGTTTTAATAAACTTTCGGTCATTTTTGGTGAGCTTTTCTGTCCATTCAAGAACTTCCGCTTCCATGTCTTCACCCCTTAACATATTTTCGATTAATCCATGTGCCAGCACACTGTTGGCTGAAAGAACTTCAGACTTCCCGCACCACTGCATGGCTTTCGCTTTACCAACTTTTTCTACGAGTCTGGTTAATCCCCCCCAGCCGGGCACTAAGTAAAAACGCCCTTGCGTAAATCCAAACTTTACTGTCGGAACCGATACCCTGAAGTCGAAGGCCAACATCAGCTCTATACCTCCGCCATAAGCATCGCCGTTTATACAGGCAACTGTCCAACAAAGCAGCTGTTCAATCCGGTTGAAAATATCATGCATTCGCTTCGACATCTCCATCGCTTTTTCCCTGGATTGTATGGCATGAAATTTTTTAAGGTCTCCCCCGGCTACAAATGACTGCTCTCCTGCGCCGCTTAAAATAAATACCCTGATTTCCTCTTCCTCTTCCAACAACTCAACCAATTGTTCCAGCTCTTCCATCACATGAAAGTCGATAGCATTTCGAGCGGCCGGCCTGTCGATGGTTGCCCATAAAATATGATCAGAAATGCGTTTTTGTGTAATACTCATGTCGCCATTTTTGCTTCAAAATAGAAATAATTGGGAATCAGGGAGTAATCCATTAAAAAAAATTTAATTCATTTGTAAGCCAAGC
It contains:
- a CDS encoding enoyl-CoA hydratase/isomerase family protein — its product is MSITQKRISDHILWATIDRPAARNAIDFHVMEELEQLVELLEEEEEIRVFILSGAGEQSFVAGGDLKKFHAIQSREKAMEMSKRMHDIFNRIEQLLCWTVACINGDAYGGGIELMLAFDFRVSVPTVKFGFTQGRFYLVPGWGGLTRLVEKVGKAKAMQWCGKSEVLSANSVLAHGLIENMLRGEDMEAEVLEWTEKLTKNDRKFIKTLKEGASRFSPQRKEALEAEIEPFAELWVDDKHIKRVERFMNKKQ
- a CDS encoding DUF2784 domain-containing protein; this encodes MYPFLDVFFIVFHFSLIAFNLTGWVWSKTRKLHLYAISATILSWVGLGAIYGLGYCPCTDWHWQVKRKLGETDLPASYVKYYLDAVFGFSWNPVVVDLLVALLGIGALLISAWMNYRDWKNRGK